In Nocardioides marinus, one DNA window encodes the following:
- a CDS encoding GNAT family N-acetyltransferase codes for MSAAPEQPPAPAAPPRHWEADVLLRDGSTAHIRPIRPEDAELLVDFYSRVSDRSKYYRFFSPMPRLSDRDVERFTKVDHDRRVALVLVLQGRMIAVGRYDTLRAGEAEVAFLVEDAHQGRGIAQLLLEHLAQAGRERGLEKFVAEVLPDNSRMIQTFRDAGYRVATEYEDGVLVLEFPIDATDTAIGVMQGREHRAEAASIERFFNPRSVAIIGASRRQETIGQTLVRNLVNGDFTGRVYAVNPTAGAVSGLPAYKSVTDIPDDVDVAIVAVPADAVQDVVLDCAAKGVHGLVVISSGFAETGEEGRQRQRRLVGLSRSYGLRLIGPNCLGIINTDPSVSINASLSQVMPPRGRAGFFCQSGALGSAILEKVQNRGLGLSTFVSAGNRADVSGNDLLQYWEEDDSTEVVLLYLESIGNPRKFSRIARRVSLRKPIVAVRSGRTTQGVPMGHAVRKIAAPPAAVDAMFRQAGVIQVDTLEEMFDVAQLVAHQPLPRGRRVAIVGNSDALGLLAADAAAAVGLVVNKSVALGAEAGAEDFEDALDAAIDDPDVDSVVAVYIPPLNVSGEEVANVLAAIGEQSDKPLVSTFLGVEGVPELLRVPDVAGSTAGRGSVPSYPAVEAAVRALARVVEYAVWLRTPDGPPPSPDEVDGDRAREIVGRLLGDRPGGVDVARDELRELLACYDIDLWPAPSVSTLEEAVAAGEALGWDVVLKATAEHLRERPDLAHVWRNIDGPDHMRDAWASLHELVGEDDSGGFIVQRTAPPGVPIAIRSLEDPLFGPVVSFGISGPMTELLADRSYRIPPLGSRDAAAMVREVRSAPLLFGYRGADVVDVGEVERLIRRVAQLQNDIPQVSGLELGLVLAGPHGSTVLSAEARLEQVSDARSDWFVRRMPTQPGDTLPS; via the coding sequence GTGAGTGCCGCCCCCGAGCAGCCCCCGGCCCCCGCAGCGCCCCCGCGGCACTGGGAGGCCGACGTCCTGCTGCGCGACGGGAGCACCGCGCACATCCGGCCGATCCGCCCCGAGGACGCCGAGCTGCTGGTCGACTTCTACAGCCGGGTCTCCGACCGCTCGAAGTACTACCGCTTCTTCTCGCCGATGCCGCGGCTCTCCGACCGCGACGTCGAGCGCTTCACGAAGGTCGACCACGACCGCCGGGTCGCCCTCGTGCTGGTGCTGCAGGGCCGGATGATCGCGGTGGGGCGCTACGACACCCTGCGCGCCGGCGAGGCCGAGGTCGCCTTCCTCGTCGAGGACGCCCACCAGGGCCGTGGCATCGCCCAGCTGCTCCTCGAGCACCTCGCCCAGGCCGGCCGCGAGCGCGGGCTGGAGAAGTTCGTCGCCGAGGTGCTGCCCGACAACTCCCGGATGATCCAGACCTTCCGCGACGCCGGCTACCGCGTGGCGACGGAGTACGAGGACGGCGTGCTCGTCCTGGAGTTCCCCATCGACGCCACCGACACCGCCATCGGGGTCATGCAGGGCCGCGAGCACCGCGCCGAGGCCGCCTCCATCGAGCGCTTCTTCAACCCCCGCTCGGTCGCCATCATCGGCGCGAGCCGCCGGCAGGAGACGATCGGCCAGACGCTGGTGCGCAACCTGGTCAACGGCGACTTCACCGGCCGGGTCTACGCGGTCAACCCGACCGCCGGCGCGGTGTCGGGGCTGCCGGCGTACAAGTCGGTCACCGACATCCCCGACGACGTCGACGTCGCGATCGTGGCCGTGCCGGCCGACGCGGTGCAGGACGTGGTGCTGGACTGCGCGGCCAAGGGCGTGCACGGGCTGGTGGTCATCTCCAGCGGCTTCGCCGAGACCGGCGAGGAGGGGCGCCAGCGCCAGCGGCGCCTGGTGGGCCTCTCCCGCTCCTACGGGCTGCGGCTGATCGGCCCGAACTGCCTGGGCATCATCAACACCGACCCGAGCGTGTCGATCAACGCCTCGCTCTCCCAGGTCATGCCGCCGCGCGGTCGGGCGGGCTTCTTCTGCCAGTCCGGCGCGCTGGGCTCGGCGATCCTGGAGAAGGTGCAGAACCGGGGCCTGGGCCTGTCCACGTTCGTCAGCGCGGGCAACCGTGCCGACGTGTCGGGCAACGACCTGCTGCAGTACTGGGAGGAGGACGACTCCACCGAGGTCGTCCTGCTCTACCTCGAGTCGATCGGCAACCCGCGCAAGTTCTCGCGGATCGCGCGCCGGGTGAGCCTGCGCAAGCCGATCGTCGCGGTCCGCTCCGGTCGCACCACCCAGGGCGTCCCCATGGGGCACGCGGTGCGCAAGATCGCCGCCCCGCCGGCAGCGGTCGACGCGATGTTCCGCCAGGCCGGCGTGATCCAGGTCGACACCCTCGAGGAGATGTTCGACGTCGCGCAGCTGGTCGCCCACCAGCCGCTGCCGCGCGGGCGCCGGGTCGCCATCGTCGGCAACTCCGACGCGCTCGGGCTGCTGGCCGCCGACGCGGCGGCCGCCGTCGGGCTCGTCGTCAACAAGTCGGTCGCGCTCGGCGCCGAGGCCGGTGCGGAGGACTTCGAGGACGCCCTGGACGCCGCCATCGACGACCCCGACGTCGACTCCGTGGTCGCGGTCTACATCCCCCCGCTCAACGTGTCCGGGGAGGAGGTCGCCAACGTGCTGGCCGCCATCGGCGAGCAGTCCGACAAGCCGCTGGTCTCGACCTTCCTCGGTGTCGAGGGTGTCCCCGAGCTGCTGCGCGTCCCCGACGTGGCGGGATCGACCGCCGGCCGCGGGTCGGTGCCGTCGTACCCCGCCGTGGAGGCGGCCGTGCGTGCCCTGGCCCGCGTCGTGGAGTACGCCGTGTGGCTGCGCACCCCCGACGGACCGCCGCCCAGCCCCGACGAGGTCGACGGCGACCGGGCCCGCGAGATCGTGGGCCGGCTGCTGGGCGACCGGCCCGGTGGCGTCGACGTGGCCCGCGACGAGCTGCGCGAGCTGCTGGCCTGCTACGACATCGACCTGTGGCCCGCCCCGTCCGTCTCGACGCTCGAGGAGGCCGTGGCCGCCGGCGAGGCGTTGGGCTGGGACGTGGTACTCAAGGCCACCGCCGAGCACCTGCGCGAGCGTCCGGACCTCGCGCACGTCTGGCGCAACATCGACGGGCCCGACCACATGCGCGACGCCTGGGCGTCGCTGCACGAGCTCGTCGGCGAGGACGACTCCGGTGGCTTCATCGTGCAGCGCACCGCCCCGCCCGGCGTGCCGATCGCCATCCGCAGCCTCGAGGACCCGCTGTTCGGGCCGGTGGTCTCCTTCGGCATCTCCGGTCCGATGACCGAGCTGCTGGCCGACCGGTCCTACCGCATCCCGCCCCTGGGCTCCCGGGACGCCGCCGCCATGGTGCGCGAGGTCCGCTCCGCCCCGCTGCTGTTCGGCTACCGGGGCGCCGACGTCGTCGACGTCGGGGAGGTCGAGCGGCTGATCCGTCGTGTCGCCCAGCTGCAGAACGACATCCCCCAGGTCAGCGGCCTCGAGCTCGGCCTGGTGCTCGCCGGCCCGCACGGATCCACCGTCCTGAGCGCCGAGGCGCGGCTCGAGCAGGTCTCCGACGCCCGCTCGGACTGGTTCGTGCGCAGGATGCCGACGCAGCCGGGGGACACCCTCCCGTCCTGA
- a CDS encoding DNA gyrase/topoisomerase IV subunit A, which produces MARRTKSELPDDDFEEHILDTDIRDEMQASFLEYAYSVIYSRALPDARDGLKPVQRRILYTMQDMRLFPDRGHVKSARVVGEVMGRLHPHGDGAIYDALVRQAQSWTVRLPMVDGHGNFGSPDDPPAAMRYTECRMAPPAVAMTASIDEDTVDFRPNYDSREMEPSVLPAAIPNLLVNGTSGIAVGMATNCAPHNLVEVVQALRHLVKQPKADLDDLMRFIPGPDLPTGGKIVGLDGIRDAYESGKGSFKMRATARVETIGRRKGIVVTELPYGVGTEKVVERIKTLVQGKKLQGISDIKDLTDRANGLRLVIEVKNGFVPEALLEQLYRHTPMEDSFGINNVALVDGQPRTLGLKQMLEVFLAHRYDVVRRRSAFRRGKKAERLHLVDGLLIALLDIDEVIAVIRSSDDASAAKERLMGVFDLSVPQAEYILEMQLRRLTRFSRIELEKEQEQLRREIEELDAILGDDALLRSVVSEELAEVAKTYGTPRRTVLLESAGTPAAAAAVPLEVPDDPCFAFLSSTGLLARSSSGEAPGSGGGRANHDVVTSVVATTARGEIGVLTSRGRLLRLAVLDLPAIPASANDPNLQGGLPLSEVLSLESGERALALCTLREDGPGLALGTRQGVVKRVNPEVLNRDEWEVIGLKDGDEVVGAVELATGEETLCFVTSDAQLLHFGADGVRPQGRAGGGIAGVRVTDGQQVVWFGAVDPGVPEGSVVVTVSGASSALAGTDAGAVKVTPFSEYPPKGRATGGVRCHRFLKGEDTLVLAWVGTAPARAAASSGAPVELPDATGRRDGSGLPASQPIAAVAGPVSARVPATAPVEG; this is translated from the coding sequence ATGGCACGGCGTACCAAGAGCGAGCTCCCCGACGACGACTTCGAGGAGCACATCCTCGACACCGACATCCGGGACGAGATGCAGGCCTCGTTCCTGGAGTACGCCTACTCCGTCATCTACTCCCGGGCCCTGCCCGACGCCCGCGACGGCCTCAAGCCGGTGCAGCGGCGCATCCTCTACACGATGCAGGACATGCGCCTGTTCCCCGACCGCGGGCACGTCAAGAGCGCCCGCGTCGTCGGTGAGGTGATGGGCCGTCTGCACCCCCACGGAGACGGCGCGATCTACGACGCCCTCGTCCGGCAGGCGCAGAGCTGGACGGTCCGGCTGCCGATGGTCGACGGCCACGGGAACTTCGGCAGTCCTGACGACCCGCCGGCGGCGATGCGCTACACCGAGTGCCGGATGGCGCCCCCGGCGGTCGCGATGACCGCCTCGATCGACGAGGACACCGTCGACTTCCGGCCCAACTACGACTCCCGGGAGATGGAGCCGAGCGTGCTGCCGGCGGCCATCCCCAACCTGCTGGTCAACGGCACCAGCGGCATCGCGGTCGGCATGGCGACCAACTGCGCGCCGCACAACCTGGTCGAGGTCGTGCAGGCGCTGCGGCACCTGGTCAAGCAGCCGAAGGCCGACCTCGACGACCTGATGCGCTTCATCCCCGGCCCCGACCTGCCCACCGGCGGCAAGATCGTGGGCCTCGACGGCATCCGCGACGCCTATGAGTCCGGCAAGGGCTCGTTCAAGATGCGCGCCACCGCGCGCGTGGAGACCATCGGGCGCCGCAAGGGCATCGTGGTCACCGAGCTGCCCTACGGCGTGGGCACCGAGAAGGTCGTCGAGCGGATCAAGACCCTCGTGCAGGGCAAGAAGCTGCAGGGCATCTCCGACATCAAGGACCTCACCGACCGCGCCAACGGCCTGCGGCTGGTCATCGAGGTCAAGAACGGCTTCGTGCCCGAGGCGCTGCTCGAGCAGCTCTACCGCCACACGCCGATGGAGGACTCCTTCGGCATCAACAACGTCGCCCTCGTCGACGGCCAGCCGCGCACGCTGGGCCTCAAGCAGATGCTCGAGGTCTTCCTCGCACACCGCTACGACGTCGTACGCCGCCGCTCGGCGTTCCGCCGGGGCAAGAAGGCCGAGCGCCTGCACCTGGTCGACGGCCTGCTCATCGCCCTGCTCGACATCGACGAGGTCATCGCGGTGATCCGCTCCAGCGACGACGCGTCGGCGGCGAAGGAGCGGTTGATGGGGGTCTTCGACCTCTCGGTGCCGCAGGCCGAGTACATCCTGGAGATGCAGCTGCGGCGCCTGACCCGCTTCAGCCGCATCGAGCTGGAGAAGGAGCAGGAGCAGCTGCGCCGGGAGATCGAGGAGCTCGACGCGATCCTCGGCGACGACGCCCTGTTGCGCTCGGTGGTCTCCGAGGAGCTGGCCGAGGTCGCCAAGACCTACGGCACGCCGCGCCGCACGGTGCTGCTGGAGTCCGCCGGGACGCCCGCCGCCGCGGCCGCGGTGCCGCTGGAGGTGCCCGACGACCCCTGCTTCGCGTTCCTCTCCTCCACCGGTCTGCTGGCCCGCTCGAGCAGCGGTGAGGCACCCGGCTCGGGCGGCGGCCGGGCCAACCACGACGTCGTGACCAGCGTGGTCGCCACGACCGCGCGCGGCGAGATCGGCGTGCTCACCTCGCGCGGACGGCTGCTGCGACTGGCCGTGCTGGACCTGCCGGCGATCCCCGCCTCGGCCAACGACCCCAACCTCCAAGGTGGCCTGCCGCTCTCGGAGGTCCTCTCCCTGGAGTCCGGGGAGCGCGCGCTGGCGCTGTGCACCCTGCGCGAGGACGGGCCGGGCCTCGCGCTCGGCACCCGTCAGGGCGTGGTGAAGCGGGTCAACCCCGAGGTGCTCAACCGCGACGAGTGGGAGGTCATCGGGCTCAAGGACGGCGACGAGGTCGTCGGCGCCGTCGAGCTGGCCACCGGCGAGGAGACGCTGTGCTTCGTCACCTCCGACGCCCAGCTGCTGCACTTCGGCGCCGACGGGGTCCGCCCCCAGGGCCGGGCCGGCGGCGGCATCGCGGGCGTGCGGGTCACCGACGGCCAGCAGGTCGTGTGGTTCGGCGCGGTCGACCCGGGCGTCCCCGAGGGGTCGGTGGTCGTCACGGTCTCCGGCGCGTCCTCGGCGCTGGCCGGCACCGACGCGGGCGCGGTCAAGGTGACGCCGTTCAGCGAGTACCCGCCCAAGGGCCGGGCCACCGGCGGGGTGCGCTGCCACCGGTTCCTCAAGGGCGAGGACACCCTGGTGCTTGCGTGGGTCGGCACCGCCCCGGCCCGGGCGGCCGCCAGCAGCGGCGCGCCGGTCGAGCTGCCCGACGCCACCGGACGCCGCGACGGCTCCGGCCTCCCGGCCAGCCAGCCCATCGCGGCGGTGGCCGGCCCGGTGTCGGCCCGGGTGCCCGCGACCGCCCCTGTGGAAGGCTGA
- a CDS encoding LppX_LprAFG lipoprotein yields MAPSTRAPRRARRAAAPLAALLLALPVTACSGSEEPGEDSADPAEVMAAAKTTFDETSGVRITLSTDDLSEGVDGLLRAEGVGTHDPAFDGSIVVRYAGIEPTVPVVAIDGTVYAQVPLTIGWSEVDPAEYGAPDPAGLMDADTGFSSLLVETEGLEQGEQVRGGTDNRDVLTTYTGTVAGDVVSGIIPSATGDFDATYTVSDDDELRSMELTGDFYGAGSMTYSITFADYGAEPSISAPE; encoded by the coding sequence ATGGCTCCCTCGACCCGTGCACCCCGGCGTGCGCGCCGCGCCGCCGCGCCGCTCGCCGCCCTGCTCCTCGCCCTGCCGGTCACCGCCTGCAGCGGCTCCGAGGAGCCGGGTGAGGACTCCGCCGACCCTGCCGAGGTGATGGCCGCGGCCAAGACCACCTTCGACGAGACCAGCGGGGTGCGGATCACGCTCTCGACCGACGACCTGTCCGAGGGCGTCGACGGGTTGCTGCGCGCCGAGGGGGTCGGCACCCACGACCCGGCCTTCGACGGCTCCATCGTGGTCCGCTACGCCGGGATCGAGCCGACCGTCCCGGTCGTGGCGATCGACGGCACGGTCTACGCCCAGGTGCCGCTGACCATCGGCTGGTCCGAGGTCGACCCGGCCGAGTACGGCGCTCCCGACCCGGCCGGGCTGATGGACGCCGACACCGGCTTCTCCTCCCTGCTGGTGGAGACCGAGGGGCTCGAGCAGGGCGAGCAGGTCCGCGGCGGCACCGACAACCGCGACGTGCTCACCACCTACACCGGCACGGTCGCCGGCGACGTGGTCTCGGGGATCATCCCCAGCGCGACGGGCGACTTCGACGCGACGTACACCGTCAGCGACGACGACGAACTGCGCTCGATGGAGCTGACCGGCGACTTCTACGGTGCCGGGTCGATGACCTACTCGATCACCTTCGCCGACTACGGCGCCGAGCCGAGCATCTCCGCCCCCGAGTGA
- a CDS encoding MFS transporter: MSAPTDGPVTRSRLLLGLAAGAVAFAAADTYVVVLALVDMMQGIGLSPEQLQRAAPIVSGFLLGYVAMLPLIGRIADLRGRVPVLIAALVVFAFGSILTAAAYDMTTMVGGRFLQGVGGGGLVPATLALVADLYPVHRRAIPLGIVSAVQEIGSVLGPLLGAVVLAVADWRAIFLLNLAVGLVLAAAIAAVAGREQLVEQRGAPATSGPPPVVEQGGAPATSGPPPVVEQRGAPATSGRRDHLDWLGVLLLLLAMVAGALVFQPPTQLLTDLTWGQLFIPFVDDGGRWLTPVGAVAIAAVVLLLVRTLTARRPLVDLRAWGRSLREADLVGATYLAVALGGVILAFATADPKVEVFSEQGWWYLLGAAIGTVAFVVHLRRAEAPLLPRGTLAARPAWGSVVVSFFVGAALIAALIDVPLFARTTVYPESQLMAALVLLRFLAALPVGAVVGGYLTRSLPAGVVTAAGMLMASGGFLAMSRWDITSLESWTSTVPLVVGGFGFGLALAPVNAAILASTADAVHGVASAMVVVARMVGMLVGISALTTIGLRRYYAEQAGVPPVQEVCPAGTTRCSEYSDLLKAAGIAQEQTVFLGAAGCALVAAVLALVLLRGAATRGTATRTGLGIG; this comes from the coding sequence GTGAGCGCCCCGACCGACGGGCCGGTGACCCGGTCCCGGCTGCTGCTCGGTCTGGCGGCGGGCGCGGTCGCGTTCGCCGCCGCCGACACCTACGTCGTCGTCCTGGCGCTGGTCGACATGATGCAGGGCATCGGGCTCTCCCCCGAGCAGCTGCAGCGGGCGGCGCCGATCGTCTCCGGCTTCCTGCTGGGGTACGTCGCGATGCTGCCGCTCATCGGGCGGATCGCCGACCTGCGCGGCCGGGTCCCGGTGCTCATCGCGGCCCTGGTGGTCTTCGCGTTCGGCTCGATCCTCACCGCGGCCGCCTACGACATGACCACCATGGTCGGGGGCCGTTTCCTCCAGGGGGTCGGTGGTGGCGGGCTGGTGCCGGCGACCCTGGCCCTGGTCGCCGACCTCTACCCGGTGCACCGCCGCGCGATCCCGCTCGGGATCGTCTCCGCGGTCCAGGAGATCGGCTCGGTGCTGGGCCCGCTGCTGGGTGCGGTGGTCCTCGCCGTCGCCGACTGGCGGGCGATCTTCCTGCTCAACCTCGCCGTCGGCCTCGTCCTCGCCGCCGCGATCGCCGCAGTCGCCGGTCGAGAGCAGCTGGTCGAGCAGCGAGGAGCGCCAGCGACGAGCGGGCCACCTCCGGTGGTCGAGCAGGGAGGAGCGCCAGCGACGAGCGGGCCACCCCCGGTGGTCGAGCAGCGAGGAGCGCCAGCGACGAGCGGGCGTCGAGACCACCTCGACTGGCTCGGCGTCCTGCTCCTCCTGCTCGCGATGGTCGCCGGGGCGCTGGTCTTCCAGCCGCCCACCCAGCTGCTCACCGACCTCACCTGGGGCCAGCTGTTCATCCCCTTCGTCGACGACGGTGGCCGCTGGCTGACCCCGGTCGGGGCGGTCGCGATCGCCGCGGTGGTCCTGCTGCTGGTGCGCACCCTGACGGCCCGCCGCCCGCTGGTGGACCTGCGTGCCTGGGGCCGCTCGCTCCGCGAGGCCGACCTGGTGGGGGCGACGTACCTCGCCGTGGCGCTCGGCGGGGTGATCCTGGCGTTCGCGACCGCCGACCCGAAGGTCGAGGTCTTCTCCGAGCAGGGCTGGTGGTACCTCCTCGGCGCCGCGATCGGCACCGTCGCCTTCGTGGTGCACCTGCGCCGCGCCGAGGCCCCGCTGCTCCCCCGCGGCACCCTGGCGGCGCGCCCGGCCTGGGGCTCGGTCGTCGTCAGCTTCTTCGTCGGCGCCGCCCTGATCGCGGCCCTCATCGACGTCCCGCTCTTCGCCCGCACCACGGTCTACCCCGAGTCCCAGCTGATGGCGGCCCTGGTGCTGCTGCGGTTCCTCGCGGCGCTGCCGGTGGGCGCGGTCGTGGGCGGCTACCTCACCCGCTCCCTGCCCGCGGGCGTCGTCACCGCTGCGGGCATGCTGATGGCCTCCGGAGGCTTCCTGGCCATGTCCCGCTGGGACATCACCAGCCTGGAGTCGTGGACGTCGACGGTGCCACTGGTGGTCGGCGGCTTCGGCTTCGGCCTGGCGCTGGCGCCGGTCAACGCCGCGATCCTGGCCAGCACCGCCGACGCGGTGCACGGGGTGGCCTCGGCCATGGTCGTGGTGGCCCGGATGGTCGGCATGCTGGTCGGCATCTCGGCCCTCACCACGATCGGGCTGCGCCGCTACTACGCCGAGCAGGCGGGGGTCCCGCCGGTGCAGGAGGTCTGCCCGGCCGGGACGACGCGCTGCTCGGAGTACTCCGACCTGCTCAAGGCCGCCGGCATCGCCCAGGAGCAGACGGTGTTCCTCGGCGCCGCCGGCTGTGCCCTGGTCGCAGCCGTCCTGGCGCTCGTCCTGCTGCGCGGAGCGGCCACCAGGGGGACAGCCACCCGGACGGGCCTGGGGATCGGCTAA
- a CDS encoding carbonic anhydrase, which produces MTDSSAFDDLLAANREFATDFAYGGFDGIAKAGIALVTCMDSRIDPLRMIGLEPGDAKIFRNPGGRVTEAALEAIVLGVHLLNVQRVLVVPHTRCAVASNSEETLRERVAASAGVDATWQRFHVIEDQVATLGLDVHRVRSHPLVPESVEVGGFLYDVDSGLLDQKC; this is translated from the coding sequence GTGACCGACTCCTCCGCATTCGACGACCTGCTCGCCGCGAACCGTGAGTTCGCCACCGACTTCGCCTACGGCGGCTTCGACGGCATCGCCAAGGCCGGCATCGCCCTGGTGACCTGCATGGACAGCCGGATCGACCCGCTGCGCATGATCGGCCTGGAGCCCGGCGACGCCAAGATCTTCCGCAACCCCGGCGGCCGCGTGACCGAGGCGGCGCTGGAGGCGATCGTCCTGGGCGTACACCTGCTCAACGTCCAGCGCGTCCTGGTGGTCCCCCACACCCGCTGCGCCGTCGCGTCCAACTCCGAGGAGACCCTGCGCGAGCGCGTGGCCGCCTCCGCGGGCGTCGACGCCACCTGGCAGCGCTTCCACGTCATCGAGGACCAGGTCGCCACCCTCGGCCTGGACGTGCACCGGGTGCGCTCGCACCCGCTGGTGCCGGAGTCGGTCGAGGTGGGCGGCTTCCTCTACGACGTCGACAGCGGCCTGCTCGACCAGAAGTGCTGA